From a region of the Flavobacterium sediminilitoris genome:
- the ypfJ gene encoding KPN_02809 family neutral zinc metallopeptidase: MKWQGRRQSDNVEDRRGMSSKGKVVAGGGIIGIIVLLLQIFGGDTGKMVAPVLEQMNQQPTTQQTEQRELTTEEKELGQFAATVLADTEDIWTKIFRDNQIGEYEKPKMVLFTDAVQTACGGASSASGPFYCPADHKVYMDLRFFEELRTRFGAKGGDFAIAYVIAHEVGHHIQTLLGTSQKVRQAQQGKSKVEANKLSVCLELQADFYAGLWAHYNKKYLEAGDIEEALSAAHAVGDDAIQSKMQGHVVPDSFTHGSSEQRMKWFMKGYNSGDINQHDTFKEEL, from the coding sequence ATGAAATGGCAAGGCAGACGTCAAAGTGATAACGTAGAAGATAGAAGAGGAATGTCTTCAAAAGGGAAAGTAGTTGCAGGTGGAGGAATTATAGGTATAATTGTCCTTTTGTTACAAATTTTTGGAGGTGATACAGGTAAGATGGTAGCTCCAGTTTTAGAACAAATGAATCAGCAACCTACTACTCAGCAAACAGAACAGAGAGAATTAACAACAGAGGAAAAAGAGCTTGGTCAGTTTGCCGCTACAGTTTTAGCAGATACAGAAGATATTTGGACTAAAATTTTTAGAGATAACCAAATAGGTGAATATGAAAAACCAAAAATGGTATTATTTACCGATGCTGTTCAAACAGCTTGTGGAGGAGCTAGTTCTGCATCAGGACCATTTTATTGTCCAGCAGATCATAAAGTATATATGGATTTACGTTTTTTTGAAGAACTTCGTACTCGTTTTGGAGCAAAAGGAGGAGACTTTGCAATTGCTTATGTTATCGCTCATGAAGTAGGGCATCATATTCAAACTTTACTTGGGACTTCACAAAAAGTAAGACAAGCACAACAAGGGAAAAGTAAGGTTGAAGCAAATAAACTATCTGTTTGTTTAGAACTTCAAGCCGATTTTTATGCAGGATTGTGGGCACATTATAATAAAAAGTATTTAGAAGCAGGTGATATTGAAGAAGCATTGAGCGCTGCTCATGCAGTAGGAGACGATGCTATTCAAAGTAAAATGCAAGGTCATGTGGTTCCAGATTCATTTACTCATGGTTCATCTGAGCAACGTATGAAGTGGTTTATGAAAGGTTACAATTCTGGAGATATTAATCAACATGATACTTTTAAAGAAGAATTGTAA
- the hutI gene encoding imidazolonepropionase, producing the protein MQKLFINIKELLQIRTNPIDKVSGDAMAILPKIDNAFLLIKDDIIEDFGTMANCPKLENTEVIDATGKVILPTWVDSHTHIVYAGNRIQEFVDRINGLSYEEIANRGGGILNSAKKLNETSEDEIYEQSKLRLEEVMLQGTGAVEIKSGYGLTIDGELKMLRVIKRLKENYSLPIKATFLGAHAFPIEYKENHAAYIDVIINEMLPKIAAENLADYIDAFLETGYFSVDETVKIMEAGRKYGLIPKIHVNQFTAIEGIKACVEQGALSVDHLEIVTDEDIEVLKNSNTMPVALPSCSYFISIPYTPARKMIKAGLPLALATDFNPGTTPSGNMNFVVATACIKMKMTPEEAINAATINGAYAMGISKTHGSITKGKKANIIVTKPLTSYYQLPYEFGNNLIEKVMIDGEFIS; encoded by the coding sequence ATGCAAAAACTTTTTATCAACATAAAAGAACTTCTTCAAATAAGAACTAATCCAATAGACAAAGTATCGGGTGATGCAATGGCAATATTACCAAAAATTGATAATGCTTTTTTACTTATTAAAGATGATATCATTGAAGATTTTGGAACAATGGCTAACTGTCCGAAACTTGAAAACACTGAAGTTATTGATGCTACAGGAAAAGTAATTTTACCTACATGGGTTGACAGTCATACGCACATTGTTTATGCTGGAAATAGAATTCAAGAATTTGTAGATCGAATTAATGGATTATCGTATGAAGAAATTGCTAATCGTGGTGGTGGTATTTTAAATTCGGCTAAAAAATTAAATGAAACTTCTGAAGATGAGATTTATGAACAATCAAAACTCCGTTTAGAAGAAGTGATGCTACAAGGGACTGGAGCTGTTGAAATAAAATCGGGTTATGGTTTAACAATTGATGGCGAACTAAAAATGCTTCGTGTAATAAAACGATTAAAAGAGAATTATAGCCTTCCTATAAAAGCTACCTTTCTTGGTGCTCATGCTTTTCCTATTGAATATAAAGAAAATCATGCTGCTTATATTGATGTTATTATTAATGAAATGCTACCTAAAATTGCTGCTGAAAATTTAGCCGATTATATAGATGCTTTTCTAGAAACTGGATATTTTTCTGTAGATGAAACTGTTAAAATTATGGAAGCAGGAAGAAAATATGGTTTAATCCCAAAAATCCACGTAAATCAATTTACTGCAATTGAAGGAATAAAAGCTTGTGTAGAGCAAGGTGCCTTATCTGTAGATCATTTAGAAATTGTAACTGATGAAGATATTGAAGTACTAAAAAACAGTAATACTATGCCAGTTGCTTTACCTAGTTGTTCTTATTTTATTAGTATTCCTTATACACCTGCTAGAAAAATGATAAAAGCTGGTTTACCTTTAGCTCTTGCTACTGACTTTAATCCGGGTACTACTCCATCTGGAAACATGAACTTTGTTGTAGCAACAGCTTGTATCAAAATGAAGATGACTCCTGAAGAAGCTATTAATGCTGCAACAATAAATGGTGCTTATGCTATGGGAATTAGTAAAACTCATGGAAGTATTACTAAAGGAAAAAAAGCAAATATTATTGTCACAAAACCACTCACATCCTATTATCAATTACCTTATGAATTTGGAAATAACCTCATTGAAAAAGTAATGATTGATGGAGAGTTTATTTCATAA
- the corA gene encoding magnesium/cobalt transporter CorA, protein MRKLRYKKGRKVNSQPLEYTGVYKDKQTEMQLFVFNEKEVDEYEKISVKEFNEKKKFELNNWLNIHGLNDVEIIKSLAEYLQLNSLIVSDILNITRGTRLDELDDTLFFSVKSILPNDDEGTILIEQISFLLQDNLIVSFQEKRGDFFTHIRERLRGNTGIVRKKKVDYLLYLMLDSIIENFYITIESKENKIESLLLASKTSDSPEIMEEIEKLREIFHLLKRSITPLRDALFTIKTIKDDDEFDCIETANYIFFGRLHQKALELLEQIDYDMKTLDSASNFFYTAQSHRMNEVMKTLTVISSVFLPLTFIAGIYGMNFKHMPELEYQYGYFTILGVMIVLVLLMLYYFKKKKWF, encoded by the coding sequence TTGAGAAAATTAAGATATAAAAAAGGAAGAAAAGTAAATTCACAACCGTTAGAATATACAGGAGTTTATAAGGATAAGCAAACTGAAATGCAACTTTTTGTATTTAATGAAAAAGAGGTTGACGAATATGAAAAAATATCTGTAAAAGAGTTTAATGAAAAAAAGAAATTTGAATTAAATAATTGGCTTAATATTCATGGCTTAAATGATGTAGAGATCATAAAATCATTGGCAGAATATCTTCAACTAAATAGTTTAATTGTTTCAGACATTTTAAATATTACTAGAGGAACTCGATTAGATGAGTTAGATGATACCTTGTTTTTTAGTGTAAAATCTATCTTGCCAAATGATGACGAAGGAACTATATTGATTGAACAAATTAGTTTTTTACTACAGGATAATTTAATTGTATCTTTTCAAGAAAAGAGAGGTGACTTTTTTACGCATATAAGAGAACGTTTAAGAGGAAACACTGGAATTGTTCGTAAAAAGAAAGTGGATTATTTACTGTATTTAATGCTCGATTCAATTATTGAAAATTTTTATATTACTATAGAAAGCAAAGAAAATAAAATAGAATCTCTTTTATTAGCTTCAAAAACTTCTGATAGTCCAGAAATAATGGAAGAAATTGAGAAGTTAAGGGAGATTTTTCATTTGTTAAAACGTTCTATTACTCCTTTGCGAGATGCGTTATTTACGATTAAAACAATTAAAGATGATGATGAGTTTGATTGTATAGAAACAGCGAATTATATTTTCTTTGGTAGGTTGCACCAAAAGGCATTGGAACTTTTGGAACAAATTGATTACGATATGAAAACTTTAGATAGTGCAAGCAATTTTTTCTATACTGCTCAAAGTCATAGAATGAATGAAGTGATGAAAACATTAACCGTTATTTCATCAGTGTTTTTACCTCTTACATTTATAGCAGGTATATATGGAATGAATTTTAAACATATGCCAGAACTTGAATATCAATACGGATATTTTACTATTCTAGGAGTAATGATTGTTTTAGTATTATTAATGCTTTACTATTTTAAAAAGAAAAAATGGTTTTAG
- the fumC gene encoding class II fumarate hydratase, which produces MKYRIEKDTLGEVRVPENKLWGAQTERSRNNFKIGTEASMPFEIIKAFAYLKKAAAYTNTESKVLSTEKRDLITLVCDEIIEEQLNDHFPLVIWQTGSGTQSNMNVNEVIANRAQLLMKKEIGTEPVLKANDDVNKSQSSNDTFPTAMHISAYIMLVEKTIPAIENLLNTFKHKSESFKDIVKIGRTHLMDATPLTLGQEFSGYTQLLANGLKTLKNSLSSLSELALGGTAVGTGLNTPKDYDTLVAHYISKFTGYPFITAPNKFEALSAHNAIVESHSALKQLAISLNKIANDIRMLASGPRSGIGELLLPENEPGSSIMPGKVNPTQCEALTMVCAQVMGNDVAITIGATQGHYELNVFKPMIIANFLQSAQLLGDACNSFNENCAKGIEPNNKRIDELVANSLMLVTALNTKIGYYKAAEIAQTAHKNGTTLKKEAIRLGYVTAEDFDLWVKPENMI; this is translated from the coding sequence ATGAAATATAGAATTGAAAAAGACACATTAGGTGAAGTACGTGTTCCTGAAAATAAATTATGGGGTGCACAAACAGAGCGTTCAAGAAACAATTTTAAAATTGGAACAGAAGCATCAATGCCTTTTGAAATAATTAAAGCTTTTGCTTATTTGAAAAAAGCCGCAGCTTACACAAATACAGAATCAAAAGTACTTTCTACCGAAAAAAGAGATTTAATTACTCTAGTATGTGATGAAATAATAGAAGAACAATTAAACGACCATTTTCCTTTAGTTATTTGGCAAACAGGTTCTGGAACACAGTCTAACATGAATGTAAATGAAGTTATTGCTAATAGAGCGCAGCTTTTAATGAAGAAAGAAATTGGTACAGAACCCGTTTTAAAAGCCAATGATGACGTTAACAAATCGCAATCTTCAAATGATACTTTTCCAACTGCTATGCACATTTCTGCTTATATTATGCTTGTTGAAAAAACTATTCCTGCTATTGAAAATCTACTTAATACTTTTAAACATAAATCTGAAAGCTTCAAAGACATTGTTAAAATAGGAAGAACCCATTTAATGGATGCAACACCTTTAACCTTAGGTCAAGAATTTTCTGGATATACTCAATTATTAGCAAACGGTTTAAAAACCTTAAAAAACTCTTTATCAAGTCTGTCTGAATTAGCACTTGGAGGAACAGCTGTTGGAACAGGTTTAAATACACCTAAAGATTACGATACATTAGTAGCTCATTATATTTCAAAATTTACAGGTTATCCGTTTATAACTGCTCCAAATAAGTTTGAAGCTCTTTCTGCTCATAATGCAATCGTTGAAAGTCATTCCGCATTAAAACAACTAGCAATTTCCTTAAATAAAATAGCTAATGATATTAGAATGCTAGCTTCTGGTCCTCGTTCGGGAATTGGAGAATTATTACTTCCTGAAAATGAACCTGGCTCATCTATAATGCCTGGTAAGGTAAACCCAACACAATGTGAAGCTTTAACAATGGTTTGTGCTCAAGTAATGGGGAATGATGTAGCCATAACAATAGGTGCAACACAAGGACATTATGAATTAAATGTTTTTAAACCTATGATTATTGCTAATTTTCTTCAATCAGCACAATTATTAGGCGATGCTTGCAACTCTTTTAATGAGAATTGTGCTAAAGGAATAGAACCTAACAACAAACGAATTGATGAATTAGTTGCTAATTCATTAATGCTTGTTACAGCGTTAAATACTAAAATTGGATATTATAAAGCAGCCGAAATAGCACAAACAGCTCATAAAAACGGTACCACTTTAAAAAAAGAAGCAATTCGATTAGGCTATGTTACAGCAGAAGATTTTGATCTTTGGGTAAAACCTGAAAATATGATTTAA
- a CDS encoding outer membrane beta-barrel family protein, protein MLKNYKLTALFFLLSLPMMVFSQQRPDAKRIKVSGKIIEKGTTLPLEYATVVFQDVKNPEKLSGGVTDLNGDFNFEIQSGTYNVRFEFISFKTVELKNKTYNTNTDFGTVYLEADIAQLQAVEVIAERSTVEIKLDKRVYNVGKDMMVKGGTVSDVLDNVPSVTVDPEGNVALRGNENVRILIDGKPSGLAGINIADALKLLPADSVEKVEVVTNPSARYDAEGSGGIINIILRKGKAQGLNGSFVVSAGDPESYGVSSSLNYRSDKFNLFSNTGYNYRTSLGNSFNNSTYFDNGVIQNYIDEKRNNERLNKGYNTNFGIELFINKSTSWTNSLTIQNSRGENPDNVFFYNFDELRNPTYTRNRFNDQRSKDLTFEYATNFTKNFKKEDHKLTIDMSFSQNRENDNSIINDQVLNDPSSLFVERTLNPQTQQRNLFQADYVLPIGKESRFEAGYRGSFQKNLTDFQIDLLDNGNWVRNDLYSNLLEYNENVNAFYVQFGSKINKFSYFLGLRFEDSNIDVNSISVNDYNTKKYNNFFPTATVNYEFSETSSLSLSYSKRINRPRGRFLNPFSTYSSRINIFRGNPDLNPAYTNAFDLGYLKRWNKVTFNTSVYANLTDDSFQFIRRESGSIVDGVPVIEATPINLATEFRSGFEFNVNYSPYKWWRLNTNFNLYRNETKGDYRYINSLNEEIVQNFDNVASSWFARVSSKITLPYKIDWQTNATYSAPENNAQGKRLSMTSVNLAFSKDVLKDKGTIALNVSDLFNSRKRRSETNLENITSYSEFQWRQRQINLSFTYRFNKQKNERENQRRDDNGGDDFMG, encoded by the coding sequence ATGCTAAAGAATTACAAATTAACCGCCCTTTTCTTTTTACTCTCATTACCAATGATGGTTTTTTCTCAACAAAGACCAGATGCAAAAAGAATTAAAGTTTCTGGTAAAATTATTGAAAAAGGAACTACATTACCTTTAGAATACGCAACTGTTGTATTTCAGGATGTTAAAAACCCTGAAAAATTAAGCGGTGGTGTTACTGATTTAAATGGTGATTTTAACTTTGAAATACAATCTGGGACATATAATGTTCGATTTGAGTTTATTTCTTTCAAAACTGTTGAATTAAAAAATAAAACATATAATACTAATACCGATTTTGGTACTGTATATTTAGAAGCTGATATTGCTCAATTACAAGCTGTTGAAGTTATTGCGGAACGCTCTACTGTAGAAATAAAACTAGACAAAAGAGTTTATAATGTAGGAAAAGATATGATGGTAAAAGGTGGAACAGTTAGTGATGTTTTGGATAATGTTCCATCTGTTACAGTTGATCCAGAAGGAAATGTTGCTCTTAGAGGAAATGAAAATGTTAGAATCTTAATAGACGGAAAACCATCTGGTTTAGCTGGAATTAATATTGCAGATGCTTTAAAATTACTTCCAGCAGACTCTGTTGAAAAAGTAGAAGTTGTTACCAACCCATCTGCTCGTTATGATGCTGAAGGTAGTGGTGGAATTATAAACATTATTTTAAGAAAAGGAAAAGCACAAGGATTAAATGGTTCGTTTGTAGTTTCTGCTGGTGATCCTGAAAGCTATGGTGTAAGTTCAAGTTTAAACTATAGAAGTGATAAATTCAATTTATTTTCAAATACTGGTTATAATTATAGAACTTCTCTAGGGAATTCATTTAATAATTCTACTTACTTTGATAATGGTGTTATTCAAAACTATATTGATGAAAAAAGAAATAATGAACGTTTAAACAAAGGATATAATACAAACTTTGGAATAGAATTATTTATAAATAAATCAACTAGCTGGACAAATTCATTAACGATACAGAATAGTAGAGGAGAAAATCCAGATAATGTATTTTTCTATAATTTTGATGAATTAAGAAATCCTACTTATACTAGAAATCGTTTTAACGATCAAAGAAGTAAAGATTTAACTTTTGAATACGCTACAAATTTTACAAAAAACTTTAAAAAAGAAGATCACAAATTAACAATTGATATGTCGTTCTCTCAAAACAGAGAAAATGACAATTCTATAATTAATGATCAAGTTTTAAACGATCCTAGTTCATTATTTGTTGAAAGAACATTAAATCCTCAAACTCAACAACGCAATCTTTTTCAAGCTGATTATGTATTACCTATAGGAAAAGAATCTCGTTTTGAAGCAGGATATCGTGGTAGTTTTCAAAAAAACCTAACTGATTTCCAAATTGATTTATTAGACAATGGAAACTGGGTTAGAAATGATTTATATTCAAATCTATTAGAATATAACGAAAATGTAAATGCCTTCTATGTTCAATTTGGTTCAAAGATCAATAAATTCTCTTATTTCTTAGGATTACGTTTTGAAGATAGTAATATTGATGTAAACTCAATTTCGGTTAACGATTATAATACTAAAAAATATAATAATTTCTTCCCAACTGCTACTGTAAACTATGAATTTTCGGAAACAAGTAGTTTAAGTTTAAGCTATAGTAAAAGAATTAATAGACCAAGAGGTCGTTTCTTAAATCCTTTTTCAACTTATTCAAGTAGAATTAATATTTTTAGAGGAAATCCTGATTTAAATCCTGCTTATACAAATGCATTTGATTTAGGATATTTAAAAAGATGGAATAAAGTAACATTCAACACCTCTGTTTATGCTAATTTAACAGATGATTCGTTCCAATTCATCAGAAGAGAATCTGGATCAATCGTTGATGGTGTTCCCGTTATTGAAGCAACGCCCATTAACTTAGCAACAGAATTTAGATCTGGTTTTGAATTTAATGTAAATTATTCTCCATATAAATGGTGGAGATTAAATACTAATTTCAATCTTTATAGAAACGAAACAAAAGGAGATTATAGATATATAAATTCATTAAATGAAGAAATCGTTCAAAATTTCGATAATGTAGCATCAAGTTGGTTTGCAAGAGTTTCTTCTAAAATTACATTACCATACAAAATTGATTGGCAAACAAATGCAACCTATAGTGCACCAGAAAATAATGCACAAGGTAAAAGATTATCAATGACTAGTGTAAATTTAGCATTTAGCAAAGATGTTTTAAAAGACAAAGGAACAATTGCATTAAATGTTAGCGATTTATTTAATTCTAGAAAAAGACGTTCTGAAACTAATTTAGAAAATATAACTAGTTATTCAGAATTTCAATGGAGACAAAGACAAATTAATCTTTCTTTTACTTATAGATTTAATAAGCAGAAAAATGAAAGAGAAAATCAGAGAAGAGACGATAACGGTGGAGATGACTTCATGGGATAA
- the arsC gene encoding arsenate reductase (glutaredoxin) (This arsenate reductase requires both glutathione and glutaredoxin to convert arsenate to arsenite, after which the efflux transporter formed by ArsA and ArsB can extrude the arsenite from the cell, providing resistance.), with protein MITIYHNPRCSKSREGLCEIESFNKPFILRKYMDEPFSKEELKDVIKKLGIRPIELVRVKEKIWIDDYKGKELSDEAIIDAMLNHPKLIERPIVVNDNKAVIARPLEMINKIL; from the coding sequence ATGATAACAATTTACCACAATCCAAGATGTTCAAAATCGAGAGAAGGTTTATGCGAAATTGAATCTTTCAACAAGCCTTTTATATTAAGAAAATATATGGACGAGCCTTTCTCTAAAGAAGAATTGAAAGACGTAATAAAAAAATTAGGAATAAGACCTATTGAATTAGTAAGAGTAAAAGAAAAAATTTGGATTGATGACTATAAAGGGAAAGAACTTTCTGATGAGGCTATAATTGACGCTATGTTAAATCATCCTAAATTAATAGAAAGACCTATTGTTGTGAATGATAATAAAGCAGTTATAGCACGACCTTTAGAAATGATTAACAAAATTCTATAG
- a CDS encoding CPBP family intramembrane glutamic endopeptidase, producing the protein MYLEQVKKFTANPILYFIFPISFIGLIAANYVASEGVDTNELLQQMINSVGVNGAFIMLIAPLSVGIFAIWFWVKFIQGQSIKSLTTSRAKVDWKRIFFSFSLWSLITIGMTLLAYYSTPEDFVWNFNPQKFAIFFLIAIILIPLQTSFEEYLFRGNFLQGLALVTKSRLVPLLITSILFGLMHIANPEVGKIGLIIMVYYIGTGLFLGILTIMDEGLELALGFHAANNLVGALLVTADWTAFQTHSILKDVSEPSAGFEIIFPVLIVFPLLLLLFSKVYKWKNWKEKLTGPLEINKGAEI; encoded by the coding sequence ATGTACTTAGAACAAGTAAAAAAATTCACTGCCAATCCTATTTTGTATTTTATATTTCCTATTTCCTTTATTGGTTTAATAGCAGCAAATTATGTGGCAAGTGAAGGAGTAGATACTAATGAATTACTACAACAAATGATTAACTCCGTTGGAGTTAATGGTGCTTTTATAATGCTTATAGCACCACTTTCTGTAGGGATATTTGCTATTTGGTTTTGGGTTAAGTTTATTCAAGGGCAATCTATAAAAAGTTTAACAACATCAAGAGCGAAAGTAGACTGGAAACGTATCTTTTTTTCTTTTTCACTATGGAGTTTAATTACTATAGGAATGACCTTATTAGCCTATTACTCAACACCAGAAGATTTTGTATGGAATTTTAATCCTCAAAAATTTGCAATATTTTTTTTAATAGCTATAATTTTAATTCCATTACAAACAAGTTTTGAAGAATATTTGTTTAGAGGTAATTTTTTACAAGGATTAGCATTGGTCACAAAAAGTAGATTAGTACCATTATTAATTACTTCAATATTATTTGGGCTTATGCATATTGCAAATCCAGAAGTAGGGAAAATAGGTTTAATAATCATGGTTTATTATATTGGAACAGGTTTGTTTTTAGGAATTTTAACCATAATGGATGAAGGATTAGAACTAGCTCTTGGTTTTCATGCTGCTAATAATTTAGTAGGAGCACTTTTAGTTACTGCTGATTGGACTGCTTTTCAAACACATTCTATTTTAAAAGATGTATCCGAACCATCTGCTGGATTCGAAATTATATTTCCTGTTTTAATTGTTTTTCCTTTGTTGTTATTATTGTTTTCAAAAGTTTATAAATGGAAAAATTGGAAAGAAAAACTAACAGGACCATTAGAAATCAATAAAGGAGCTGAAATTTAA